A DNA window from Trypanosoma brucei brucei TREU927 chromosome 11 chr11_scaffold01 genomic scaffold, whole genome shotgun sequence contains the following coding sequences:
- a CDS encoding small GTPase, with product MSLKVKKLIDNKPDDERKPVKVILLGDSAVGKSKLVERFLMQRYVPVQMSTYALTLFHYDFVTEDDEAIDVDIWDTAGQERFSTMHPAYYHEAHACILVFDVTRKATYKNLEKWLGELRNYREHIPCIVACNKIDTDPSVVNKAFAFVEKHNLSLFYVSAADGTNVVQLLESAISEAVKYKKSPKKDDLMSQVLGFIKE from the coding sequence atgtccttaaaagtgaagaaactaATTGACAATAAACCCGATGACGAACGGAAACCTGTGAAAGTTATCCTTCTTGGTGACAGTGCTGTGGGGAAGTCTAAGTTGGTAGAGCGGTTTTTGATGCAACGATACGTGCCTGTGCAAATGTCCACATATGCATTGACGCTATTCCACTATGACTTCGTTACTGAAGATGATGAGGCAATTGATGTTGACATTTGGGACACGGCGGGACAGGAGCGTTTCTCCACTATGCATCCCGCGTATTACCACGAGGCTCATGCGTGCATTTTGGTTTTCGACGTCACCCGGAAGGCGACGTATAAGAATTTGGAGAAGTGGTTGGGTGAGTTACGAAACTACCGTGAGCACATTCCATGCATTGTAGCCTGTAATAAGATAGATACAGATCCATCCGTCGTGAACAAGGCGTTCGCGTTCGTGGAGAAGCATAACCTTTCGCTGTTTTACGTATCGGCAGCTGATGGAACCAATGTGGTGCAGCTCCTCGAGTCGGCCATTTCGGAGGCTGTAAAGTACAAGAAGAGCCCCAAAAAGGACGACCTCATGTCGCAGGTACTTGGCTTCATCAAAGAATAA
- a CDS encoding chaperonin Hsp60 mitochondrial precursor (similar to SP:Q94596: Chaperonin HSP60, mitochondrial precursor (Protein Cpn60) (groELprotein) (Heat shock protein 60). {Leishmania major); similar to 60 kDa chaperonin (Protein Cpn60) (groEL protein) (Hsp60) (BA60K). (Swiss-Prot:P25967) (Brucella) codes for MLRRSFACCMQYGSTPKDIRYGIEARKLLLLGVENLVKAVGVTLGPKGRNVVLEMPYASPKITKDGVTVAKHIEFENSFENLGANLVRQVAGLTNDTAGDGTTTATILSGAIFREGFRSVSTGTNPMDLKRGIDLACREVLASLAEQAKPVTSKSEVTQIAMISANMDVEIGALIGDAMQQVGKDGVITTQEGRSLNTELELVEGMSFERGFTSPYFVTNTKSQKCELENALVFVANRKLSSVAHILPALNHAIQKKRPLLVISEDLEGEAMHTFLYNKIQGRITGCSVKAPGFGDMRINQLQDIAVFTGAQMISEDLGLSLDQSDFSERLLGSCKKATISRDECILMEGGGSAIAVEERVQMIRDMIAAEDHEYNRERLVERLAKLSGGVAVIKVGGASEVEISEKKDRIVDALNATRAAVAEGILAGGGTALLVASVRLDSVAKDRSLPPDIRTGVNIVKRAVRLPCRYIASNAGVEGSVVASKIMRRNDPTFGYNAQTGEYVNMFNEGIIDPMKVVKSAVVNACSVAGMMITTEAAVVEKDVLAKESRIEDRGLEDKEKREGLNTMRKRVNESQAPLPALAPPMKFQMKGI; via the coding sequence ATGCTGAGGCGCTCCTTCGCTTGTTGCATGCAGTACGGCTCGACGCCGAAGGACATTCGTTACGGCATCGAGGCCCGTAAGCTACTTTTGCTTGGTGTGGAGAATCTTGTGAAGGCGGTCGGTGTTACATTGGGGCCGAAAGGACGTAATGTCGTATTGGAGATGCCATATGCTAGTCCGAAGATAACAAAGGATGGCGTGACAGTAGCGAAGCACATTGAGTTTGAGAACAGCTTTGAAAATCTGGGTGCCAACCTCGTGCGGCAGGTGGCTGGCCTCACAAATGATACAGCTGGTGACGGAACGACCACTGCAACAATTCTCTCTGGAGCTATATTTCGAGAAGGGTTCCGTAGTGTTTCTACGGGTACGAATCCAATGGACTTGAAACGTGGGATTGACTTGGCCTGCCGCGAGGTACTCGCTTCATTGGCTGAGCAGGCGAAGCCCGTCACCTCCAAATCGGAGGTAACGCAGATAGCAATGATATCGGCTAATATGGACGTTGAAATTGGAGCGCTCATTGGTGATGCCATGCAGCAGGTTGGTAAGGATGGTGTCATCACTACGCAGGAGGGCCGCTCGTTGAACACGGAGTTGGAACTCGTGGAGGGAATGTCCTTCGAGCGGGGATTCACATCACCATATTTTGTAACGAACACCAAGTCACAGAAGTGCGAATTGGAGAATGCACTAGTGTTTGTTGCAAACCGTAAGTTGTCCAGTGTTGCCCACATTCTTCCCGCACTGAACCATGCCATCCAAAAGAAGAGACCACTCCTTGTTATTTCCGAGGATTTGGAGGGAGAAGCAATGCATACATTCCTCTATAACAAAATTCAAGGAAGAATAACAGGCTGCTCAGTGAAAGCTCCTGGGTTCGGTGATATGCGAATTAATCAACTACAGGATATTGCAGTATTCACCGGTGCGCAGATGATTTCAGAGGATTTGGGGTTAAGTCTCGACCAAAGTGATTTTTCGGAGCGGTTGCTTGGATCATGTAAGAAAGCTACAATATCGCGTGATGAATGCATTTTAATGGAGGGTGGTGGAAGTGCCATCGCGGTGGAAGAGCGCGTTCAGATGATCCGTGATATGATTGCAGCGGAAGATCACGAGTACAACCGCGAGCGCTTGGTAGAGCGGCTTGCTAAGTTGTCTGGAGGTGTTGCAGTAATTAAAGTTGGCGGTGCCTCCGAAGTTGAGATcagtgagaaaaaagatCGTATTGTTGATGCCCTTAACGCCACGCGTGCAGCGGTAGCGGAGGGAATTCTTGCTGGCGGTGGTACAGCTTTGCTCGTTGCATCAGTGCGGCTTGACAGCGTGGCGAAGGACCGCAGTTTGCCTCCAGATATCCGCACGGGCGTTAATATAGTGAAAAGGGCTGTCCGCTTGCCCTGTCGTTACATTGCGAGTAATGCGGGTGTGGAAGGAAGTGTTGTGGCGAGTAAAATTATGAGAAGGAATGACCCAACGTTCGGATACAATGCGCAGACAGGCGAGTACGTGAACATGTTTAACGAGGGTATAATTGATCCAATGAAAGTTGTAAAATCAGCGGTAGTAAATGCGTGTTCAGTGGCTGGAATGATGATTACGACGGAGGCTGCAGTTGTGGAAAAGGATGTGCTCGCGAAGGAAAGCCGCATTGAAGACAGGGGGTTGGAAGACAAGGAAAAGCGTGAGGGGCTGAACACCATGCGGAAACGTGTGAACGAGTCGCAGGCGCCCCTCCCAGCTCTGGCACCTCCGATGAAGTTTCAAATGAAGGGTATTTAG
- a CDS encoding hypothetical protein, conserved (GPI-Anchor Signal predicted for Tb11.01.6690 by DGPI v2.04 with cleavage site probability 0.74819994 near 461) produces the protein MIGEAVRLFKKGDDLEMHKLRCVATVFFFLWVVDTLIGTFSGCRILQVNAFITFNTCAAVASGVVSLNYCRIVQAPSFRVKEQITAQPNPQPHSLLLGGQEHRNQQNGAISLEGIQGYYFGAKRLHTLISFGASIFVLFGSLTVMLESVHDIAHTRQPSPKLLLLTGVVHALLITVFGGEIDAHDRISGTLSSQREPRGLPSIHVTIRQVLRRPLLLFSRAFSQQYRIIRIVLRSFSAFTCILVSLLVRLGGSSMWETIGVMLLAFYVLAVTLNQSTSMAWLLLNNATCQPNVAAKCERAIRSVQLVPGVMQIKSSCFWEVSEGELMALVQLILLTSADPLAVTQEAHKILASVAAYVFVEVRKPDEEDNFDPGESSSYQCHNHSHGHDHGHSHGHNHDYGHHHHHGGGERHAFSSEGCKPVVTPEEPESTPSANVALSSSLYTVPPATNNIAGHSGVHANVSTLLGGTRGSVTAV, from the coding sequence ATGATAGGAGAAGCTGTTCGTCTGTTCAAGAAGGGCGATGACCTGGAAATGCACAAACTGCGGTGCGTCGCcactgttttcttctttttatggGTCGTAGACACGCTAATCGGTACGTTTAGTGGCTGCAGGATTCTTCAGGTCAACGCCTTCATCACATTTAACACAtgtgccgctgttgcttcAGGGGTGGTGTCACTGAACTACTGCCGCATTGTGCAGGCGCCTTCCTTTCGAGTCAAGGAGCAGATTACGGCGCAGCCGAATCCTCAGCCGCATAGTTTACTACTTGGCGGCCAAGAGCACCGTAACCAGCAAAACGGGGCGATTTCTCTCGAAGGTATTCAGGGGTACTACTTCGGTGCAAAGCGTCTTCACACGCTCATTTCGTTCGGTGCGtctatatttgttttgtttggatCACTCACCGTAATGCTAGAATCAGTTCACGACATAGCACACACGCGACAGCCCTCACCTAAATTGCTTCTCCTCACAGGAGTGGTACATGCCCTGCTTATTACTGTGTTTGGGGGAGAAATTGACGCGCATGACCGCATCAGTGGAACGCTGTCTTCGCAACGAGAGCCTCGTGGTCTCCCCAGTATCCACGTTACGATACGGCAGGTTCTGCGCAGGCCTCTGCTGCTCTTTTCCAGGGCCTTTTCCCAACAGTATCGCATTATTCGCATTGTGTTGCgctctttttctgctttcacGTGCATCTTAGTCTCGCTTTTAGTGAGACTTGGCGGGTCTTCAATGTGGGAAACTATTGGAGTGATGTTGTTGGCATTCTACGTTTTGGCTGTCACCTTGAATCAATCCACATCAATGGCGTGGCTTCTGCTTAACAACGCAACGTGCCAACCCAACGTGGCGGCAAAGTGTGAGCGTGCCATTCGTAGTGTGCAGTTGGTTCCGGGTGTAATGCAGATAAAGTCGTCCTGCTTTTGGGAGGTGAGTGAAGGGGAGCTTATGGCCCTTGTGCAATTGATTTTGCTAACATCGGCAGACCCCTTGGCGGTGACTCAAGAAGCACATAAAATACTTGCAAGTGTTGCGGCTTACGTTTTTGTGGAGGTCAGAAAGCCTGATGAAGAAGACAACTTTGACCCCGGAGAAAGTTCTAGCTATCAGTGTCATAACCACTCTCATGGGCACGACCACGGTCACTCTCATGGACACAATCATGACTAtggtcatcatcaccaccatgGAGGTGGCGAGCGCCATGCGTTTTCTTCCGAGGGGTGCAAACCTGTAGTCACGCCGGAAGAGCCGGAATCAACACCAAGCGCTAATGTAGCATTGTCTTCTAGTTTGTATACCGTGCCTCCGGCCACTAACAACATAGCTGGGCATTCCGGTGTGCACGCTAACGTCAGTACGTTACTTGGAGGTACGAGGGGTTCCGTCACCGCAGTTTAG